The Balaenoptera acutorostrata chromosome 10, mBalAcu1.1, whole genome shotgun sequence genome has a window encoding:
- the LOC103003484 gene encoding histone H2A type 1-like has protein sequence MMSGRGKQGGKVRAKAKTRSSRAGLQFPVGRVHRLLRKGNYAERVGAGAPVYLAAVLEYLTAEILELAGNAARDNKKTRIIPRHLQLAIRNDEELNKLLGKVTIAQGGVLPNIQAVLLPKKTESHHKAKGK, from the coding sequence ATGATGTCTGGACGGGGCAAGCAAGGCGGGAAAGTACGCGCCAAGGCCAAGACCCGCTCTTCACGGGCCGGGCTCCAGTTCCCCGTGGGCCGAGTGCACCGCCTGCTCCGCAAGGGCAACTACGCCGAGCGAGTCGGGGCTGGCGCGCCGGTGTACCTGGCGGCGGTGCTGGAGTACCTGACCGCGGAGATTCTGGAGTTGGCGGGCAACGCGGCCCGCGACAACAAGAAGACGCGTATCATTCCGCGTCATCTGCAGCTGGCTATTCGAAACGACGAGGAGCTTAACAAGCTACTGGGCAAAGTCACCATCGCTCAGGGTGGCGTACTGCCCAATATCCAGGCTGTGCTGCTGCCCAAAAAGACCGAGAGCCACCACAAGGCCAAGGGCAAGTAA
- the LOC103003205 gene encoding histone H2B type 1-J-like has translation MPEAAKSAPAPKKGSKKAVTKAQKKDGKKRKRSRKESYSIYVYKVLKQVHPDTGISSKAMGIMNSFVNDIFERIAGEASRLAHYNKRSTITSREIQTAVRLLLPGELAKHAVSEGTKAVTKYTSAK, from the coding sequence ATGCCGGAAGCGGCTAAATCTGCTCCTGCTCCGAAGAAGGGATCCAAGAAGGCGGTTACTAAAGCGCAGAAGAAGGATGGTAAAAAGCGCAAACGCAGCCGCAAAGAGAGTTATTCCATCTATGTGTACAAGGTGCTGAAGCAGGTTCACCCGGACACCGGTATTTCGTCTAAGGCCATGGGCATCATGAACTCGTTTGTCAACGACATTTTCGAGCGCATCGCGGGCGAGGCGTCGCGCCTCGCGCATTACAACAAGCGGTCGACCATCACGTCCAGGGAAATCCAGACGGCCGTGCGCCTACTGCTGCCCGGGGAGCTGGCCAAGCACGCCGTGTCCGAGGGCACCAAGGCTGTCACCAAGTACACCAGCGCCAAGTAA